The Urocitellus parryii isolate mUroPar1 chromosome 16 unlocalized genomic scaffold, mUroPar1.hap1 SUPER_16_unloc_3, whole genome shotgun sequence genome contains a region encoding:
- the LOC144251511 gene encoding uncharacterized protein LOC144251511: MLEICRNLLFIGLAVCKLSLVTFLKHSCDHLKELYNDKSEKDSNPCPKLIYPSFHNQEANYRYKICESTFNKTTRTPELQRINICGKPYKIKKYVKAFKDDSIVYQNSEKSSISKESEKYFTQIPSVTKNHRIPYKLKKCENVFKCCSNLFKHYSNHTGDKIWKCKESVKALKQKSHLTERQKVYTGEKPYKCKECGKALSQKSCLTQHKRIHTGKNPYKCRECGKALNQRSHLTQHQRIHTGEKPYKCKECGKAFNRKSCLTQHQRIHTGEKPYKCKECGKAFNRKSCLTQHQRHHSGEKPYKCNECGKAFTTSSHLTQHQRIHTGEKPYKCKECGKAFNRKSCLTQHQRIHTGEKPYKCKECGKAFNKKSHLTQHQRHHSGEKPYKCHECGKAFTTNSHLTRHQRLHTGEKQYKCKECGKAFNQTSCLTLHQRIHTGEKPYKCKECGKAFNQNSHLTRHQRLHTGEKPYKCKECGKVFNQKSCLTQHQRIHTGEKPYKCKECGKAFNAKSHYSRHQRLHTGEKPYKCKECGKAFNQKSSLTKHQIIHTGEQPYKCKECGKAFNKILCLTQHLRIHTGEKLYKYLQCGKASN; this comes from the coding sequence AAAACACTCATGTGATCATTTAAAAGAGCTTTACAATGATAAAAGTGAAAAAGATTCCAATCCATGCCCAAAACTTATTTATCCAAGCTTTCATAATCAAGAGGCGAATTACAGATATAAGATATGTGAAAGCACTTTTAATAAAACTACAAGAACTCCTGAACTCCAGAGAATTAATATTTGTGGGAAGCCctacaagataaaaaaatatgtaaaagcatTTAAAGATGACTCAATTGTTTATCAGAACAGTGAAAAATCCTCCATaagtaaagaaagtgaaaaatattttactcaaattCCATCAGTTACTAAAAACCATAGGATACCTTACAAAttgaagaaatgtgaaaatgtctttaaatgtTGCTCAAACCTCTTTAAACACTACAGTAATCACACTGGAGACAAAATCTGGAAATGTAAAGAAAGTGTCAAAGCTCTTaaacaaaaatcacaccttacAGAACGCCAGAAAGtttatactggagaaaagccatacaaatgtaaagaatgtggcaaagctctCAGTCAAAAATCATGCCTTACTCAACACAAGAGAATTCATACAGGAAAAAATCcatacaaatgtagagaatgtggcaaagctttaaATCAAAGATCacaccttactcaacaccagagaattcatactggagaaaagccatacaaatgcaaagaatgtggaaaagcttttaatcgaaaatcatgccttactcaacaccagagaattcatactggagaaaagccatacaaatgcaaagaatgtggaaaagcttttaatcgaaaatcatgccttactcaacaccagagacaTCATtcaggagaaaagccatacaaatgtaacgaatgtggcaaagcttttactaCAAGTTCACatcttactcaacaccagagaattcatactggagaaaagccatacaaatgcaaagaatgtggaaaagcttttaatcgaaaatcatgccttactcaacaccagagaattcatactggagaaaagccatacaaatgtaaagaatgtggcaaagcttttaataaaaaatcacaccttactcaacaccagagacaTCATtcaggagaaaagccatacaaatgtcacgaatgtggcaaagcttttactaCAAATTCACACCTTACTCGACACCAGAgacttcatactggagaaaagcaatacaaatgtaaagaatgtggtaaGGCTTTCAATCAAACATCATGCCTTACTctacaccagagaattcatactggagaaaagccatacaaatgtaaagaatgtggcaaagcttttaatcaaaactCACATCTTACTCGACACCAGAgacttcatactggagaaaagccatacaaatgtaaagaatgtggcaaagtgTTCAATCAAAAATcatgccttactcaacaccaaagaattcatactggagaaaagccatacaaatgtaaagaatgtggaaaagcttttaatgCAAAATCTCACTATAGTCGACACCAGAgacttcatactggagaaaagccatacaaatgtaaagaatgtggcaaagcttttaatcaaaaatcatccCTTACTAAACACCAgataattcatactggagaacaaccatacaaatgtaaagaatgtggcaaagcttttaataaaatattatgccTTACTCAACACCTGAGAATCCATACTGGGGAGAAACTGTACAAATATCTACAATGTGGCAAAGCTTCTAATTGA